The sequence cgtgatagagtttatttaggactgtgatagagtatatttaactctgtttggactgggaccaaatgttatcctgcagagtatattttactctgcaaaatttactgtgaaggatcctctggtctcaaacccaccaCCCactgctggtgtcactgatgttcaCAGTTGAAGGTTCTCATCCAGAAGATTTGTAGTGCACCACTTAGTGGCAATTGTGGAGCGTCTGGACCATCATGTGAGCAGGTGACACATAGTCTGTGGTCTTGTAATTGTCAGCGTGTTTACACCTAAGTCCACACCTCTTCCCATCACAGTCATGTCAAGTGAAGCATGGTGCTGACAGATTGCTCCTCTGAACTGTCCAGTTGGACTAGATAACTTGAGCAGTTCTATAATACTGAACTTCCTACCAAAATGTTGTACCAGGACCTCAAGTGCCAGGATTTTAGTGGTTGATCCATCAATCAACTACAATCCACAGAATCTCAGTGATATTGCACATGTGGTCAGACAACTGAGAGTAGGCAAACCTGCGAAGATCTGCAAAATCAGTGCTGAACTTCTTCCAGTGGGTGCAGATGGTGTTCTCCTGGTGTTGTGTGCAATCTATGCTTCCATCTGGAAGATGGGTATCATCCTAACAGACTGTAAGAAATGACTTGTTATCCTTCTCTAGAAAGACAAGGGTGATCACCCAGATAGCACAACTACAGAGGTGTTACACGGCTCTCTGTGCTGGGTAAATAAGGGTCATGCTCAAGGGGATTCCCTGCCTATTGCTTGCAGCTGAGACAGACAGCCCAGTTGTTGCTTGTTTGCAACCTATGTTGATTTCACAAACtatttcatttagttgtttagGCTGCTTGGCGAGACGTTAGGTTACTGGACACTGTAGTTGGCCTGTACAGGGGAACTGTGAGTAAAGTGTGGAGCAGAGGCCTCGTCTCTGAGCCAGAATATTTCCCTGACTGCCGTGTTTGTCAGgagtgtgttctggctcctaaccTGTTCAAAGCTTGTATTCAACTTAACTTAATCCCCCTTGCacccccctgcacttcccagaatgcaccacggtgccagcagagttcggGCATCTCACagagcatgtaaacaatggctaccggggatgtggatggcgttgatccagcgagttcatgagggattatgatgatgacacattctctcaagttgaaagggttatctagaggaggtggagcacctgtgatgaacatctgccttgttgtccatacttcacgatgtTTGTTTAGattgtgccctgaaccagaactctactgaaactgacctctcacaTGAGTCACGGACCACGAGAtggcgcaagattcacaactgtgaaacagcgaaTGGACTAGGTGTTGGGAATGATGATGGAATCCAGAACCTTGGATGCCTTTTGCATGGGAAGAAAGGTTGACTGACCTTCACTTTGCagaagatgctgtgatctttgcagaaagaATTGATGCCCTGATTTTGACTCTTGAGAACTTGATTGTCTCTGGGATTGCAGTTGTATCTGATCAAGACAAGATCCAGACTTTgactgacttcctggactcagtaaTCAGAGATGTATCTATATTTGATAATGTGTCAAACTTGTTGAATGATTTGGCAGCTCAGTCAATGAGGTTTACAGACATTTCCAGTGAGCTTATGCAGTCATAAAGTTGCTGACAAGATAATCCCAGTATGTTTAAATGTGCATGAAGGTCCAAGTgtttaaggtcctggtgcttccagtcttaccACTATTGTGAGACATGAACTAATCCAGTGACCTAATGATGGGATGTTGTTAGGACTAGGGGCCATAGCTTCCACCTAGTGCAAGGCAGCATATACAACAGAATATAACCAAAGCAGCTGCAGTTTTCATGCCCATGTCCTCTACATCATAAGCCCACTTGGACTCATTTGTGTTTCCATTGACATGTTGAGCTAAAAATGACTTGCGGTCAAGTTCATTGCAAGTGGATTTCTTTTGTTTGGCAGTAACATTTAGGGACGCACTAGAGCACATCATAATACCATCAAACTGAATGTAAAACATCAATGTacattgaaataaaaaataaataagaacaaaTACAAAACTTCAATATATTTTTATGTGGTAGTTGGCTATTAATATCTGCTTTAAGATGATATTTGCTTGCTGAAAATGGTTGCAtacgaccagtggtgggcacagttcagctaatccgataacagataattaacgaagctaatgtttttgctagcagattagtttttcagataacttttaaaaccatcatctgaccaattatcttccgataaatttaggtccgataactttcaatccgataactttgtttttttgttttgttttgggttttttttgctggtaaagtgagcaaagtttaacggtcaaaaatgtctgtaaaccctaaaatcaaacattttagtccatctgttgtgtgtttgtagcagactggctgcctgtcgcttgctgatgatgtcatcattaagcgcaaaatgtgattggctggtggacgcagggagcattgtggataGTGTAGTTcaagttcactttggacgttacagtgacttgtccacttgacacaaaaacaaaacagactaattttaacattattttatttcatttctttgtggctgtaatttaatcaccaagactcggtgggggagaggagctctcacagcgcagctgtgtacagagggacttttcttcatgtttagacactcttttgggtttttttaaaaaagacgctttatgtggattatttattcagatgaatcccactgaaactaacaggtaaaaatttatatttactatgtgtattttactctgccaatcaatgcattatggatgtattttggttgtttaagctgcagggttcaaagcgtgtgaaaaaagcagcagctttttagttcataaatgatggtgtatctaatcctgagataaactgtgacttctaatactgtgttttactgcttttgaaagatgatgacagtgtttggggtttaatttctttattcattaatttttcgtgcgttcttatgtgtttgtgatccttgaatttacccagcagcaaaaagtgaaagtgaaactggtttatcagaagccgacagtgtaatctgatgtggccacgtccaaatgaatactaaaagttatcagttatcggttatctgtaataaagatacattttttaaagcagtttattggtttagcatcataaaagataacttttgagTTAATGGATTAATGGttgtcaaagctaactttttggttagctgtcccCACCACTGCATACAACCACTCTAAGTCTAAATAGAACAGATTATAAAGACTGATTACACTGAAATTAACACTGCACTTGTATCTTTGCAGTGCCATTGGATATTTTAAATATGAAAGCTACTGTATATATGATGGTTATTAAGTTGGAGGTTTGTGGTATCATCAAAAAGTCATTTATTGTTGTAATCACTGGGCACACAACATATGTTTCTTTAGATTAAATCTATTTTGCTGAAAATCCATAAACTCCAACAAACACAGTAATATGACTGTGTTAGGGTCATGTTTTTCTCTGAAGTATGTCCTTGTGCAAATTATACGTGTAGCCCACTACACACTAATAATATTTTACTTCTGGGAAAAAAGATATTATTCAATATCCATGGCATCAAATCAGAAAAACTATATAGTAGTGACGGACTTCAGGTTATAGTTTATAATATTCATCAAGTTGTTATTGTATTCTGAACTTTTTTCTGAGTTCTGGTCAAAATGTTTTCAATCATTTCATTCACTTCATATCCATTTTGTACATGTAGCCATATTTTGTGTCATgacattagacggtattgcttaaattttcattgttacgcagatgatacccagctttatctatccatgaagccagaggacacacaccaattagctaaactgcaggattgtcttacagacataaagacatggatgacctctaatttcctgcttttaaactcagataaaactgaagttattgtacttggtcccacaaatcttagaaacatggtgtctaaccagatccttactctggatggcattaccctgacctctagtaatactgtgagaaatcttggagtcatttttgatcaggatatgtcattcaaagcgcatattaaacaaatatgtaggactgcttttttgcatttacgcaatatctctaaaatcagaaaggtcttgtctcagagtgatgctgaaaaactaattcatgcatttatttcctctaggctggactattgtaattcattattatcaggttgtcctaaaagttccctaaaaagccttcagttaattcaaaatgctgcagctagagtgctgacggggactagaaggagagagcatatctcacccatattggcctctcttcattggcttcctgttaattctagaatagaatttaaaattattcttcttacttataaggttttgaataatcaggtcccatcttatcttagggacctcgtagtaccatatcaccccaatagagcgcttcgctctcagactgcaggcttacttgtagttcctagggtttgtaagagtagaatgggaggcagagccttcagctttcaggctcctctcctgtggaaccagctcccaattcagatcagggagacagacaccctctctacttttaagattaggcttaaaactttcctttttgctaaagcttatagttagggctggatcaggtgaccctgaaccatcccttagttatgctgctatagacgtagactgctggggggttcccatgatgcactgtttctttctctttttgctctgtatgcaccactctgcatttaatcattagtgatcgatctctgctcccctccacagcatgtctttttgctggttctctccctcagccccaaccagtcccagcagaagactgcccctccctgagcctggttctgctggaggtttcttcctgttaaaagggagtttttccttcccactgtagccaagtgcttgctcacagggggtcgttttgaccgttggggttttacatcattattgtatggccttgccttacaaaaggcaaggccatacaaggcCATACAAGgccttaaagcgccttggggcaactgtttgttgtgatttggcgctatataaaaaaaaaaattgattgattgattgattgacatatggACATATGATACCTTTGCTGTTTACACAGTTTTTGTTTCTGTAATGCAGTTTTAGATCATTTCAACCTAGTGTAGATTAGTGAGTCAAAGAAGTGAAGTACTCACCAAGAACCAGTTGCCCAGCGGTAAGGTTCTTTACGCACGTTTACAAAgaatcgtgcgctctgatttATGAGAATTCGACTcatattttcagatttcaaaattCTGATGGCTGCAGATTCTGATTCTTGAGTTCGTGCCGCTCTGCAGTCAGTGTTTTAGAGTTCAGCACCAAGGTCAGAGACAGATACGCTGCGTGTGCGCAGAAAGGGCAAAAAAAAcccgatgatgatgacgatgatgttcACGTTTGCAAAATCATATCGAAAAGTGACTTCACGTTCATACGTGCGGATTCTCCTTATATGGTATCAGCGTGCCCCGCACGCGCGTGATGACGACAGGAAAATGGGCTCAATACACGGGTTCAAAGGGCAGCGCGCCCCGGGGCCGCGGTGCCTCTTCACGGCCGTGGATTGGAAAGTAAATGACATTTAGGTGGGGAGGCAGATTTTGCATGAAGTGACATTTAGGTGGCAgcagtttttctcttttttgtctttctttaaaGAAGGTGAAGCATCCTGGCAGGAACCAGCGCAGACTGACGATCGTTTTGATGTTTTAGCACTTTACCGGCGTGGATGTCAAACGGGGCCACACACACCTTCATTCTCACGTGGATTTTCATCTAAACGCCACGAAATGCTGAGATCAAATGAAATACTTCACAGATCCCTCTTGCGAATCAGTTAATTTTCATTCTCTCGTGGACAATCCGCTCATGAACCGTTGTAATGAAAAGGTTTTGAGCGTGGACGTGTTTACAAATTAGATGCGTGGACATCATGAGGttagagagaaaaacaaaaacaaaaaagcaagaaATGACCGATCATTAAAGGCACAAAGGAGTGATGTGACGTCATTTGTGTTCAAAAGGTTTCAGTAAGGAAgagcaaaacaaagttgaatagcaCAAATGAGCTGAAAGAAAATCGTTGAGACCTGTTGAAACCTATTctaaattattaatataaaatCAAATATATCTGCTTTTTGGGGGTGGGGTAGGGGCGTGCAATGGGCAGCTTTGAGAGACGTTTTAAATGTCATGGAAGTGGTTCCATTGTTGGGTTGGAGTGTTTTAATGAACTTCCATAAAATAAGGTACTCAAAATGTCCATTTGGCTTCCCAAAGGCTTCAGTACTTGGATGAAAGTGGAATCGATATAATTAAAGGTAACTAACAGGATTTTTATTTTGCTTTCTGTCCAAATTGTTTGGGAATTCAACAAGATTAAGTTTGTGTAAcgatatcatttatttatttgaaatgtaaTTGCAAAAAGAAACTAATATACGAGTAATTCATCAAAATATATAATGACACGTGATTATGTATACAAATATTTAATTAATTCGCTTGATCATTCATTTATTGAAAATATTTTTGCATTATCCAGTCATcgaagtttttattttatttttatttattgatttatttatttattacaaatgCTCACAAGAAAATGTGGCAGTAAAACTTTCATCTGTTATTATGCGTCATTCCTAATTTTTTATGCAGGTTATATCATGCATAGATATCCATTTCTTGTCTCCTTTAGCTACATCACAAGAGGTCAGCCCCTGAAGatcaaatattttttttactaaatgACGGATTTATTAGACAAATAAGTTGCTCGTCTGACTCTGAACCCTCTGTGATTGAAATATACCCCTGTGTCAACATCACCGCCTCTCAAACCGGGTCCCGGCCGATGGAAGGCTGCCGCCGCAGATTACTGAGCAAATATAAGTGGGAAATGAGTGCAGATCTGTGGGATCTACCCGTGCACATCTCCGCTTTGACATTTCCGTCCAAAGGCCAACCTTCGTGCATGCTGTTGGATCAACGGGGCCTTCGATGGGTgcgtctctttaacataaagaaggACAACATTAAATGAGCAAACACGGAggcatgaatatatatatatatatgtgtgtgtgtgtgtgtgtgtgtgtgtgtgtgtgtgtgtgtgtgtgtgtgtgtgtgtgtgtgtgtgtgtgtggtgtgtgtgtgtgtgtgtgtgtgtgtgtgtgtgtgtgtgtgtgtggtgtgtgtttccTGAAGTTTTCTTTTGCAAtgttataattataataattttatttattttaaattgagTGTAAAACAGCTGCACTTATCCTTCTTATAGTGGCATAATCGTAAATCTAACAAACTGTGTAACCACCACGTGTCCTGAAATCAGTATTTGGTGACGTTCTATAGTATCGAACACTCCTGTCcaattttcttttatttgcatCCACGTTGGAGATGAATTACTGCCACCAGCCTGCAAGAGTGGAGATGAGACCTTGTTAAATGGCCTATATGCAAGAAATTGgatgaataataataacaataataatttgctTTTCATTTTGCACTCATGAGAGATTAGGGGTACGGGGTTGGCGAGATGGGGTGCCACTAAATGTTCTGGATCTGAAAACAAGAGCAAAGTCTTTCCATTTCCACTTCGGATCCCTGTGATAAGGCCACGCTGTGTCCCGGTATTGAGGGAGCTTTAAGGGTTATGATGGCAGTGAAGTTACTGATGAAATATCGTCCTGATTAATAGAACACTGTGTCGAAACGGCCTGACATATGGCAGGCGAGCCAGCTGGGGACGGTACCTCCGGCATCCCCTACGGCCATTAACATATTAGAGCCTATTGTGCGAGCACGTAGTGCGAGTACatccggagagagagagagagagagagagagagagagagagagagagagagagagagagagagagagagagagagagagattctcaGTGTAATGTATTCCGTCAATACATAGGTGCTGAAaatcagatagatagatagatagatagatagatagatagatagatagatagatagatagatagatagatagatagatagatagatagatagatagatagagtattTATAAAATGATCAAATGTATGTCTGCAACACTGATGAGATATGaactcaaaaatcaaatcaaataaatgttGTTTGGGATTTACGTCACTACAACCCAGTCTTATGGCAGTTCGTGGTGACATTAGGAAAAGTCAATAAATCTATGGGTTCGTGATATCGTCACCAAAATTTCGAGTTTATTAGAAGATTGCTGGAACACGCCTCCCTGTTGAATTTTCGCTTTTCGTGACGAGAGCacgaattcattttgtgacgggtggggtgggtggggggtgtatGGTTAGATTTAGAAGGGGGTTGGATtataaatagttaaaaaaaaatgcgtcACGAAGCCCGCGTGTACGTATAAATATTCTATGCTCGGTtctttttatcatcatcatcatcattattattattattattattagttcacTTTGCACTGCATGTTGTCATTCTAAGCGTTTATCTGGGAGGTGATTTCATGAGTTGACCAAACGTATAAACCTGTGCAGCGGCCGCTGCGCTCCAATAAGACCATAAAAATGCACAAAAGTCAAAATGTTACTCACGTTAAAGAACACCTCAGTCCGCAACCAAAAGAAACCCAGTCAGTCATCTTttcttattttttgtctttctgtctgctctctctctctctctctctctcaaacccCCGATAGCTGTCTGAATTTATTGCATTTTATATCAGCAAACCGCGATTAATATTGCATGACTTAAAATAATCATCTTTTAAACAAAGCGACAAATGAAGTCCATCTAAAACACATTCTGCGATGAGCGACAAAAGAAAGATTGGAGGGAAGACTGACGTCACGCGGTGCTATTAAACAAATcttttatattttcattttattctgccccTTGTTTTAATGACGGTCTTAAGTCATTCCGACTCATCTGTGACGTTTAAATGTTGATCAAATCGAAAGACATTAttttactataataataataatcatcattaataataataataaattagctgatgacatactgtttgtattattTCTACTTATTGTTATAAATAGTTAAATCAACTTATTAGctatttaaaatattttaattgCTCAGGAAATTATCTTCATGcacacattttcacattttttttttttttttaacattgccaCAAAATGTGTCAATAATCTGTCATTTTCTGTTTCACAGCGTGTCAAAGGCCTCCAGTGTTTCTCACCTTATATTTCTCATCATTTAAAGCTGCTGCCGCTTCAGGCCACTTTGTCAAATCAAAAGAGAGCAGCGTTTAAAACTTTAAATATTAGaacaaatataataaataaataactaataataataataataataataataataataattgcagctgtggaaaatgtcagaaaaaagtaataaaatttaaattacttttgatttgatttttttttttttttttttttttttggccttaaaAAATCCTTAACTCAAATCCAGGAGGCAGATGGTATATTTAAAATATGTTAAGTGTCGGCCCAGTCACAAGCAGAATAGCATGgacttgtttttacagtttaTTAGAAGATTGCTGGAACACACCTCCCTGTTGAATTTGGCTTACAGGATGAAGAGTACCAGTGAAAGAAAGAAGACACAACAGAGGAGAAGTTGTGACAGAGGGAGGGAGACTGGGACATTTCCACGATGCACATGTCGCTGCAGTCTGTAAACATACTTGTGCACAAAGTAAAATATTACTTACACAACGTGTCCTTAAAGAATTAACACGACAAACAACGTGGGTGATGATCATGTGAAAAACAGGCATTTTAACAGTGATGCACACCATCTACAAGAAGGTTTCTTTACCAATGCATAGACTGTTTGCACTGCAAACTGGAACACATGGAAGATTGTtggttggttttgtgtgtgtgtgtgtgtgtgtgtgtgtgtgtgtgtgtgtgtgtgtgtgtgtgtgtgtgtgtgtgtgtgtgtgtgtgtgtgtgtgtgtgtgtgtgtgtgtgtgtgtgtgtgtgtgtgtgtgtgtgtgtgtgtgtgtgtgtgtgtgtgtgtgtgtgtgtgttttcagctcttttttcagtgtgatcTTCTTGAAGCACAAAATCTGAAACTTTTCCACGTGGACGCCAATGGTGTCCAAAAACACAAGAGCTCTGTGATAAAGTGAAGTCTGTACATACAAAAACACTTATCCCATCTGTAAAcctaaagggttttttttttgtgcaaattcaaaataaatatttcaataGATGTGACAGCATAAAGAGGACAAATTACTGTCTGTGAATTCCATGCCagcctaattattattattattattattttcagttatCCATCAAAGTTTGCAACTAAGTTTGACTTTAACAGCAGCCTTCAGATGACAATAAATTAACAGATGAATAAATGAACACATTCATGGATTATTTTATACCAACATCgacaaaactaaataaataaaattaaataaataataaaaaaaaaaaaatcaagaacagCTCAACAATCAATGAGGTAATTTGTAAATGGCTATACTTCAAATAATAGGCCTACTAGGAGGAAAAATAACTGTGGCTAATTTCAAGCAACGTATCTCTTTCCACATATTTTCAAAGGCAATGTGGACGCGTGTCTGCGTTTCCGTCGGAACGACGGAGCGAAATGTGTGTCATCTGTTATTTGCATACTTCACATTCACCGATAACGTGAAAATAAACCGGATATATGAAGCCTCGTAAAATGTGCACCAGCGTGTCACGTCGCTAGAGACAAAAGATTGAAAGCGGTGTCTTAATGTCCATTGGTCCCCAAATTCAGTCACATaacttttttaattattatttttcctcttttttttcccGGTCAGTGCGCAGCAGAAAATTTTAACCTCTTCTGCTTTTGTCTTTGGTTACAAAACCACACTCGAACCACGTTTTTTTTCAGGTCCAACTTTTCGGCGATCGCCGCTATTTTCTCGGAGGACGGTCGAGGCTGCACGGCGAAATAAGCCTCCAGCGACCTCTTCTCCGGCGCGGCTATCGACGTCCTCTTCCGTTTCTTTTCCCCGCCGTTGAAAATGTCCGGTTTGCTCATTTTCTCCCTTTGGGCCCCTTCGGCCTCCTCCAGCCACGCCTGGAGGATGGGTTTGAGCGCGATCATGTTGTTGTGGGACAGAGTTAACGACTCGAACCGACAAATTGTACTTTGGCTCAGTGAGCCCACGCCGGGGATTTTCAGATTAGCCAGAGCGCTGCCCACGTCCGCCTGGGTCACCCCCAGCTTGATCCTCCGCTGCTTGAAGCGCTCCGCGAACGCTTCCAGCTCCCTTGGGTCCGTGTCCGAGTCGTTGATAGAGGACAGTCCGGGGTTCGTGAGCCCTGGGCCGCCTTGGCCCCCTCCGTGATGGCCAGGCAACAGCCCGTGGTGGGTGAGGGGCGAGTTCATGCTCATGGCGGCCTGGTGAGACAGGTGACCCAAGCCGTGCATGTGAGAGTGCGGGTGTGCAGAAGAAGCGGAGATGAGTCCTCCTCCGCCGCCGCCGCCTCCGCCACCGCCTCCTCCCCCGACCCCGTCATGCGCGCTGCTCATCAGGGTGAGGGACGGCGAGCCGATGTGCTCCATGATGTCCGGCGGCTCCATGttctggtggtggtgatggtgatggtggtggtggtgatgcgccAGCGGCACGGTGGAAGTGGACGAGCACGGCACGGTGCTCATGGTGTGGTAGGTGGCGTCGGGTTTGAACGGGTGGGTCTTGCCCTGGGACACGGCGATGTCCACGGCCGCCAGAGCCTCGGCGCGGGCCAACAGGGTTTCATCCAAACTGGCGAATATGTTACTCTGCAGCTGTGAgggcgacaaaaaaaaaaaagagagagagcgagaaacaTGAATGCATGCATGTGTCGGGAGTGttcttttaaatgaaaaacagAGCGATCACAGAATGGAACACATGAAAAAAACATTACGCGCACGCCTCGGAGCGCACCGTTATTACGCGCGGTGTTCGGCGCTTTAAACAAAAGAAaagtggaagtttttttttttttttgaagggaaTAATTTACCTGTGGAGTTGGTAGACAGGCTCTCCTTATAGCCTCCGAGCTGGAGTGCAGGGTGGTGTACTTGTGCTCGGGCAGAGAGGGATGCATGGCGAAGTGCGGCTGTTTGCTGTTCATGGACATCATCTTGGCAAGCTTCTCC comes from Thalassophryne amazonica chromosome 2, fThaAma1.1, whole genome shotgun sequence and encodes:
- the pou4f1 gene encoding POU domain, class 4, transcription factor 1; this translates as MMSMNSKQPHFAMHPSLPEHKYTTLHSSSEAIRRACLPTPQLQSNIFASLDETLLARAEALAAVDIAVSQGKTHPFKPDATYHTMSTVPCSSTSTVPLAHHHHHHHHHHHQNMEPPDIMEHIGSPSLTLMSSAHDGVGGGGGGGGGGGGGGLISASSAHPHSHMHGLGHLSHQAAMSMNSPLTHHGLLPGHHGGGQGGPGLTNPGLSSINDSDTDPRELEAFAERFKQRRIKLGVTQADVGSALANLKIPGVGSLSQSTICRFESLTLSHNNMIALKPILQAWLEEAEGAQREKMSKPDIFNGGEKKRKRTSIAAPEKRSLEAYFAVQPRPSSEKIAAIAEKLDLKKNVVRVWFCNQRQKQKRLKFSAAH